The following coding sequences lie in one Monomorium pharaonis isolate MP-MQ-018 chromosome 1, ASM1337386v2, whole genome shotgun sequence genomic window:
- the LOC105834798 gene encoding serine/threonine-protein kinase WNK1 isoform X1 gives MPRCYNDSKTVSSVNSNYKHGTDDIILTQSHAFSIGSQLNVDEDPPVVEKSHRRLRCDLSPVPTSANSNLNIKFLGLKGNKGVRQDHQVSTGSGGHRERNREIKKRAAIGNTVRGFFSSGHSRQDRYETNRQRSSGGTGGGLSSLCPKLVASGISDGQSGSNLGVGHLASPESGVVQRIHAHTHRRQRKLSIVTQAGPSANTTGDRKVLSNISRSANISKKQIRIQRHDQSTDSLSITSNGLATSSPSCKKKVLSALRISDRSSTPSVNSSSFDHENDRSFSDAEEALAATENAFTTLGSSSIPSTPVSKAKSAKLGKNEEANVEHVPVECSDSSRNAADVQHVILNEFEQKNVMSIKSSAVHELHAVNQESIINDKQKSSSSTLDARSISSSDQKVLKHKNINSAEKMIEHHNSKDIETANVERDLNDTTISMEMNSTDDSNEGKQGKNRKSEEYIDGGDDTNKEITDPLNAVSSTKEEKITRVKSNVNLSEEVIKNSRFVTSKVLEEVTDADTKTVDVEKGEEERVTIYDDDGTSISDIVATQALHESLSKLGKVPPLDSEIDENTTLRDEAKMREHSEKDVVTQEETAEGFIGPLLDENFKADEKLSQKTMAMEEVQNLLMKVKVQTVEDDDDEEKAVGISPDGRFLKFEEEIGRGSFKTVYRGLDTQTGVAVAWCELQEKKLNKTERLRFREEAEMLKGLQHPNIVRFYDYWEVTLTRRKYIVLVTELMTSGTLKTYLRRFKKINPKVVKSWCRQILKGLSFLHSRSPPIIHRDLKCDNIFITGTTGSVKIGDLGLATLKNRSFAKSVIGTPEFMAPEMYEEHYDESVDVYAFGMCMLEMATSEYPYSECTGPAQIYKRVVSGVKPQSYDKVENPEVRDIIEMCIRLKKEERPLVKDLLNHEFFADDVGLKLEMVSRDSAVADTELSRVEFRLRVLDPKKRSNKHKENEAIQFDFDIQADNAEEVALEMAKSSLILEEDAKAVAKMLKSQITTLLREREDRKAKEEKERLDRENAGTTTDVTANAANAESLLQQQLLLQQMQLQQQQQQQQQQQPQIQSNINIQMQNPVSMQLPQTQMPIQQQQLQSTAQQAPQHNLQAQQVQLVQQQPIIQQQTPVVQPQQAQQIQYQQQIQQQYQQQQQQQYPQHVPQSLNANSPQCSTPQNLQAQPQFPQVQQQQHVHQQQQYIQLNQMSVPQQIPHQMQQQMQPQMQILPQQQHMHQQLQQQQYVAQPQLQHVQQLHQHTVGSPPVQNQQYYQQSAAGSSGYVSAGSLYQQTAMPQQIFHTYTTSTNPSGHVEILSSTQTATQIYSHTSLPAAGTVPVSSQSQYIPSAGGQVQTPIPSAIGVNNTSTMPHMQNVSTSTIPNIQNAPTLLGNPQPQSQQNILVQMQYSQSTNVMPNSMSITPNMANISAQSSNNLQQQHQHFLSNVDQCPTTDRSSLIKQDTMDSIQSLPPDLSINLPQDQITVPAPVVMSVAQQTVASNDGVTLENSESVPASERSRIKRSGTKRKKPGIKLTVLSVSSGEGQSMTVECQLDTSKQKTVTFKFDRDDMVPTDIANNLVAENLLPQSQCETFIELIEDIVKQLRLDPTRTLPLVAHGPPDQSAGGSPVTSRRPRDRDHSLDTAKQVRHGSLTRQSSHRSSYKVHRRHRSRDETSNTSTPTKLLPIDQIISHIANTTLEKQQVAQTPDSQAGAENTSAEASRRSSTSTQNTDTLTPTNIPSDPTDNQETVISATSAKTVVEAQNNIQDDANNSAFKSYQTFLTHAQTQIQDKTVSVGYASEVSKESQEHDVVDIKESGITKEINTPIDISAEVSTLTVPTPMRKISRFLVSPVLEQKNIAADEESSTVGERVDCMNVTTSQLASQPAAPTANVEQSIVKNEEHMEANVLEVQSVATLDSTSNNEMMVQNIPYVMEQTDSTQQILQPGQQSIGLQQNIIQMQQVTGHVQQTTTIGQSKQHTIIVQGSTITSQQTSQQIPQTSVQHFVPVNSQELQSQPLHSNGLVQTQAQYSNQAMMQPGVMMQPPQQQIPMQQGIMQMHVQAEQMQPQRPAVQQFVPQQMQPPTQQYVILSGPMQPVQPITTMDDRNRRVSSLPATSNVQSSDSQISELSGITEEKRQVTNSSIPVTHMQHVQVVPQDISGTVPLSQNVVEATQPLHQNVQQVSGTLPPSMPVPVTTSVHPVVTATDTSAPKVAIKTKEISSTLPDLAQNLANILSNPKSKSTTPHSLANHEQPAAVSNVVAPASVDYKPVQSEQYFQPIQPETNQLQIQPPIQHNYQGQIVHQGYQGQQNFQQAFQNQPVLQQNQVQSIPQSIPVTIPPQQIDAQSQMVQSMLQNVSNQSTAPGKWIVTNQAPIQQPMRPNQPQPLPNQLQLQQISLQPQMHQQQIIQDQQHNESFVVNQLDQSHLHLKLPEQQPAKSLEIENPESSSLNCIRRISSDCQLITSENENSSHDVTPEHTLVESIDSTSILQQQLSQSQQQQQLQHRKLSQQNSLDKMSDVNGVGNIGGGVGPQTIADLHQKLVQVTSQPSESLNVGTPPISYPATPYNNQMVGGYDAYMHSLQQKLFNIGVPVSSANAACPLSPQTTIHSSNILTDTQADTTIEGSIVTQDSSNAFALSQTNAECSLDSPIPGAPVGSENMSPSKENVKIRAQRPGSRLQELEQELAKIHRGSVFAATIQPLTPPISAQTQNLLTTAQSVSMIPVATVTPNIVTPRSGTNTPIQQTELQDATNEKTNPIQPTRKISRFVVSKVAGPPVHSNAAINQHVDIGRSQLQTEELRTSERQNILSYTDDLHGISAQISHSRENSVPPVMQATHGTNISNIEPEKEDRFVALTPSEEYQLLIKRQTLELETLQKRHREELERFQQHQLQLLIQQQASALHHQHHPLLYHTVATNISGPRIPGTEDYLMFSTAPQTPLQKGSNNYPDTEETLRLAMQKLKQTPLQLQPQQASAGIPHAYVIPIPVVPSESMQSVVSQQGNNCLNDVSEGIDMTYSTAVGNPTQYQFAPILSEGTNIPSTTGPLPASASLSISGATSAYIQYHESQPLPNFQTFTCTPHGGFFLPPGYRLIYTPPTTQSQPTTPATSHVTNSSRDDTPPTAELHHSTTAENSTVPPSHSDQ, from the exons GTTCTAGTTCTATACCTTCTACACCAGTTAGTAAAGCAAAGTCTGCAAAATTGGGCAAGAATGAGGAAGCAAATGTGGAACATGTTCCTGTCGAATGTAGCGATTCGTCAAGGAATGCTGCGGATGTACAACACGTGATTTTAAATGAGtttgaacaaaaaaatgttatgtcaaTAAAGTCATCTGCAGTACATGAATTACACGCGGTTAATCAggaaagtattataaatgatAAGCAAAAATCGTCGAGTTCTACCCTTGATGCCAGATCTATTAGTAGTAGTGACCAAAAAGttctaaaacataaaaatataaattccgcAGAAAAAATGATTGAACATCATAATAGTAAAGATATTGAAACAGCCAATGTAGAAAGAGATTTAAACGATACCACGATATCGATGGAAATGAATTCCACAGATGATAGTAATGAAGGTAAACaaggaaaaaatagaaaatctgAAGAGTACATAGATGGCGGTGATGatacaaataaagaaattacagACCCTTTAAATGCTGTAAGCAGCACTAAGGAGGAGAAGATAACGAGGGTCAAGAGTAACGTAAATTTAAGCGAAGAAGTAATTAAGAATTCGAGGTTTGTAACATCAAAAGTATTGGAGGAGGTAACGGATGCAGATACCAAGACAGTGGATGTGGAAAAAGGGGAGGAGGAAAGGGTGACGATATACGATGACGATGGCACCAGTATCAGCGACATAGTAGCAACACAGGCGCTTCATGAATCTTTAAGTAAATTAGGCAAAGTTCCGCCATTAGACTCCGAGATAGATGAGAATACAACTTTGCGAGACGAGGCAAAGATGAGGGAACATTCCGAGAAAGATGTAGTCACGCAAGAAGAAACGGCGGAAGGTTTTATCGGTCCGTTACTCGACGAAAATTTTAAAGCGGATGAGAAATTGTCGCAAAAAACAATGGCAATGGAGGaagtgcaaaatttattaatgaaagtTAAGGTACAGACCGTCGAAGACGACGATGATGAAGAGAAAGCTGTCGGTATTTCACCGGACGGgagatttttgaaatttgaagAAGAAATAGGTCGTGGCAGTTTCAAGACTGTTTATCGCGGATTAGATACCCAAACGGGTGTAGCTGTAGCTTGGTGCGAACTGCAAGAGAAAAAGTTGAACAAGACAGAGAGATTAAGATTCAGGGAAGAAGCAGAAATGTTAAAGGGATTACAACATCCGAATATTGTAAGGTTTTATGACTATTGGGAAGTTACACTTACCCGTAGGAAATATATTGTACTAGTCACTGAGCTTATGACATCAGGAACATTAAAAACGTATTTAAGAAGATTTAAGAAGATTAATCCCAAAGTAGTAAAATCTTGGTGTCGGCAAATCTTGAAAGGCCTGAGCTTTCTTCACTCTAGATCACCACCCATTATACATCGTGATTTGAAATgtgacaatatttttatcacgGGTACAACGGGAAGCGTGAAAATTGGTGATTTAGGTCTTGCAACGTTAAAGAATCGTAGTTTTGCAAAGAGTGTTATTGGTACGCCAGAATTTATGGCGCCTGAAATGTATGAGGAGCATTATGACGAATCGGTCGATGTTTATGCCTTCGGAATGTGTATGCTCGAGATGGCTACTAGTGAGTATCCATATTCGGAATGTACGGGGCCAGCACAAATATACAAACGCGTAGTGTCGGGTGTTAAACCGCAGAGCTACGATAAAGTCGAAAATCCGGAAGTACGTGATATTATAGAAATGTGTATACGTCTGAAGAAGGAAGAACGACCGCTCGTTAAGGACTTACTTAATCATGAATTTTTCGCCGATGATGTCGGATTGAAATTGGAGATGGTTTCGCGAGATTCGGCGGTCGCGGATACTGAGCTGTCGCGTGTTGAGTTTAGATTACGTGTTCTGGATCCAAAGAAACGCAGCAATAAGCACAAGGAAAATGAAGCGATACAATTTGACTTTGACATACAAGCTGATAACGCGGAAGAAGTAGCGCTAGAAATGGCAAAATCTAGCCTTATATTAGAGGAAGATGCCAAAGCAGTGGCTAAGATGTTGAAGTCGCAAATTACTACTCTACTGCGAGAACGAGAAGATCGTAAAgccaaagaagaaaaagaacgcTTGGATAGAGAAAACGCTGGTACAACTACAGATGTCACAGCTAACGCTGCAAACGCTGAGAGCTTGCTACAGCAACAACTGCTTCTTCAGCAGATGCAATtacagcaacaacagcagcagcaacaacagcagcaaccacaaattcaatctaatattaatatacagatGCAAAATCCAGTTTCGATGCAGTTGCCACAAACTCAAATGCCCATTCAGCAACAGCAATTACAGTCGACTGCTCAACAAGCTCCACAACATAATTTACAAGCACAACAGGTTCAGTTGGTCCAACAACAACCGATAATCCAACAGCAAACACCGGTCGTGCAGCCTCAACAAGCACAGCAAATACAATACCAACAACAAATACAGCAACAATatcagcagcaacaacagcaacagTATCCTCAGCACGTCCCACAGAGTTTGAATGCAAATTCTCCGCAATGTTCGACTCCGCAAAATCTTCAAGCTCAGCCTCAATTTCCACAGgtgcaacagcaacagcatgTTCACCAGCAACAGCAATATATACAATTGAATCAGATGAGCGTTCCACAACAGATTCCTCATCAGATGCAACAACAGATGCAGCCTCAAATGCAGATATTGCCTCAACAACAGCACATGCATCAACAGCTTCAACAACAGCAATACGTGGCGCAACCGCAACTTCAGCATGTTCAGCAGCTGCATCAACATACCGTTGGTTCGCCGCCCGTTCAGAATCAGCAATATTATCAGCAGAGCGCTGCTGGCTCTTCGGGATACGTATCAGCGGGGTCTTTGTATCAGCAAACAGCAATGCCGCAACAAATATTTCACACTTACACTACGTCTACTAATCCTTCTGGTCACGTAGAAATCTTATCGTCTACCCAAACTGCGACGCAGATTTATTCTCATACGAGTTTACCTGCCGCGGGTACGGTGCCCGTATCGTCGCAGTCGCAATACATTCCGTCGGCAGGTGGTCAGGTTCAGACACCTATACCGTCGGCTATAGGTGTCAACAATACGTCAACTATGCCGCATATGCAAAATGTTTCGACTTCAACGATTCCCAATATACAGAATGCACCCACTTTACTTGGCAATCCACAGCCTCAGTCTCAACAAAATATTCTCGTGCAAATGCAGTATTCGCAAAGCACAAATGTTATGCCCAATTCCATGTCGATAACGCCCAATATGGCGAACATTTCAGCGCAGTCGTCCAACAATCTACAGCAGCAACATCaacattttctttcaaatgtGGATCAATGTCCTACAACTGACAGATCTTCATTGATAAAACAGGATACAATGGATTCGATACAGTCTCTGCCGCCAGAtctatcaattaatttacCGCAAGATCAAATTACTGTACCTGCTCCAGTCGTAATGAGCGTTGCACAGCAGACTGTAGCGTCAAACGATGG agTCACACTAGAAAATTCCGAGAGCGTTCCTGCTTCCGAGAGAAGCCGGATAAAACGTTCAGGAACTAAACGTAAGAAACCGGGCATTAAATTAACAGTCTTGTCTGTCAGTAGTGGTGAAGGACAATCAATGACTGTCGAGTGCCAGTTAGATACAAGTAAACAAAAGActgttacatttaaatttgatcGAGACGATATGGTACCAACGGACATTGCTAACAATTTG GTTGCTGAAAATCTATTGCCGCAATCTCAATGCGAGACTTTCATAGAATTAATTGAAGACATTGTTAAACAATTGCGCTTGGATCCTACGCGTACTCTGCCTTTAGTAGCACATGGCCCGCCCGATCAGTCTGCTGGTGGAAGCCCGGTTACAAGCCGACGTCCTAGGGATCGCGATCACAGTCTCGATACAGCtaag CAGGTGAGACATGGCTCGCTAACACGTCAAAGTAGCCACCGATCGTCGTACAAAGTCCATCGTAGGCACCGTTCG AGAGACGAAACTTCAAATACTTCTACTCCAACGAAATTATTGCCGATCGATCAGATTATTTCTCATATCGCTAATACCACTTTGGAGAAGCAACAAGTCGCTCAGACCCCTGACAGTCAAGCCGGTGCCGAAAATACGTCAGCGGAAGCTTCCAGGAGATCATCCACATCTACACAAAATACGGACACATTAACACCTACAAATATACCGAGTGACCCAACTGACAATCAAGAAACTGTCATTTCTGCAACGTCCGCGAAAACAGTTGTAGAAGCACAGAATAATATTCAAGATGATGCTAATAATTCGGCCTTCAAATcttatcaaacatttttaacacatGCTCAGACTCAAATACAAGATAAAACAGTGAGCGTGGGTTATGCGAGTGAGGTATCGAAAGAATCTCAAGAGCATGACGTAGTAGATATAAAGGAATCTGGAATAACTAAAGAGATAAATACGCCCATAGATATTAGTGCGGAGGTATCAACTTTGACCGTACCGACGCCAATGCGTAAAATTTCTCGCTTTTTGGTTAGTCCTGTGCtcgaacaaaaaaatattgccgCTGATGAGGAATCTTCTACCGTCGGCGAAAGAGTAGATTGTATGAATGTCACGACGTCGCAACTAGCATCGCAGCCCGCTGCGCCTACTGCGAATGTGGAACAGTCTATAGTGAAAAATGAAGAACACATGGAAGCGAATGTTTTAGAAGTTCAGAGTGTGGCAACTCTGGACTCAACTAGCAATAATGAAATGATGGTTCAGAATATTCCGTATGTCATGGAGCAGACAGACAGCACGCAACAGATCTTACAGCCGGGACAACAGTCGATTGGATTGCAGCAGAACATTATTCAAATGCAACAAGTAACGGGACACGTACAACAAACCACGACTATCGGGCAATCGAAACAGCATACCATAATCGTCCAGGGATCTACGATAACGTCACAGCAAACCTCTCAACAGATACCTCAGACTAGCGTGCAGCATTTCGTGCCGGTCAATTCGCAGGAGTTGCAGTCTCAACCGCTCCATTCGAACGGATTAGTTCAGACGCAAGCGCAGTATTCGAATCAAGCAATGATGCAACCAGGCGTGATGATGCAACCACCGCAACAGCAAATCCCTATGCAACAGGGCATAATGCAGATGCACGTACAAGCGGAACAGATGCAACCTCAGCGTCCAGCAGTGCAGCAATTTGTCCCGCAACAGATGCAACCTCCGACGCAGCAGTACGTTATACTATCGGGTCCTATGCAACCGGTACAACCGATAACGACAATGGACGATCGAAATCGCAGAGTGTCGAGTTTACCCGCTACGTCTAATGTCCAATCCTCAGACTCTCAAATTTCGGAATTGTCCGGCATAACCGAAGAAAAAAGGCAAGTTACAAACTCTAGTATACCTGTGACACACATGCAACATGTACAAGTTGTTCCACAAGACATCTCCGGTACAGTGCCATTGTCACAGAATGTCGTAGAAGCCACTCAACCTCTTCATCAAAACGTGCAACAAGTTTCGGGAACTTTACCTCCATCCATGCCGGTACCTGTTACTACTTCTGTGCATCCGGTCGTGACCGCTACCGATACTTCTGCACCTAAAGTTGCCATTAAGACGAAAGAGATATCCTCGACGCTTCCAGATCTTGCGCAAAATTTAGCCAACATACTTTCGAATCCCAAGTCCAAATCTACTACGCCTCATTCTTTGGCCAATCATGAACAGCCTGCTGCTGTTTCTAATGTCGTTGCTCCCGCGTCAGTTGATTACAAGCCTGTGCAGTCCGAACAGTATTTTCAGCCTATCCAACCGGAGACGAATCAGCTGCAAATTCAACCGCCTATTCAACATAATTATCAAGGGCAGATTGTGCATCAGGGATATCAGGGACAACAGAACTTTCAGCAAGCGTTTCAAAATCAGCCAGTGCTTCAACAAAATCAAGTGCAGTCGATACCACAATCGATCCCGGTAACGATTCCTCCTCAACAGATTGACGCGCAGTCACAGATGGTGCAATCTATGCTTCAAAATGTGTCGAATCAATCGACCGCTCCAGGAAAGTGGATTGTAACTAATCAAGCTCCCATACAGCAACCGATGCGACCAAATCAGCCGCAGCCACTCCCAAATCAATTGCAGTTACAACAAATCTCTTTGCAGCCACAAATGCATCAACAACAGATTATTCAAGACCAACAGCACAATGAATCTTTTGTCGTCAATCAATTGGATCAAtcacatttacatttaaaacttCCAGAACAGCAGCCAGCAAAATCTTTGGAAATTGAGAATCCGGAATCATCGAGTTTAAATTG TATACGTCGTATTAGTTCCGATTGTCAGTTAATTACATCGGAAAATGAGAATTCCAGTCACGATGTGACGCCTGAGCACACTCTTGTTGAGTCCATCGATTCTACATCGATTCTGCAACAACAATTGTCGCAAtcgcagcaacagcaacagttACAACACCGAAAACTCAGTCAACAGAATTCATTGGACAAAATGTCAGATGTAAATGGCGTCGGAAACATCGGAGGTGGTGTAGGACCGCAAACTATAGCTGATTTACATCAGAAACTTGTACAAGTGACTAGTCAGCCGTCGGAATCGCTGAATGTCGGTACACCACCTATAAGTTATCCCGCCACGccttataataatcaaatggTTGGAGGATATGACGCGTACATGCATTCTTTGCAGCAGAAATTGTTCAATATTGGCGTGCCAGTTTCGTCCGCGAATGCCGCATGCCCGTTATCTCCTCAAACAACAATACATTCCTCCAATATTCTCACCGATACGCAAGCCGACACGACTATCGAAGGTTCTATTGTAACGCAGGACAGTTCTAACGCATTTGCACTTTCACAAACT AATGCAGAATGTTCTCTTGACAGTCCAATACCAGGAGCTCCCGTAGGGTCTGAAAATATGAGCCCaagtaaagaaaatgtaaagatACGAGCTCAAAGACCGGGATCCCGTTTACAGGAACTGGAGCAGGAATTGGCGAAGATTCATAGAGGATCGGTTTTCGCAGCGACGATCCAGCCGTTAACACCACCTATATCTGCACAAACGCAAAATTTGTTGACGACTGCACAGTCAGTGTCTATGATACCTGTGGCTACTGTTACTCCTAACATTGTGACACCGCGGTCTGGAACCAATACTCCAATTCAACAAACAGAACTTCAAGATGCTACTAACGAG AAGACAAACCCTATTCAACCTACTAGAAAGATATCAAGATTTGTGGTTTCTAAAGTTGCTGGCCCACCTGTTCATAGCAATGCTGCTATTAATCAACACGTTGATATTGGAAGATCTCAATTACAAACAGAAGAATTAAGAACGTCAGAACGGCAAAATATTCTGTCTTATACAGATGATCTACATG gtATATCTGCACAAATATCTCATAGTCGAGAAAATTCTGTTCCACCTGTTATGCAGGCAACTCATGGtactaatatttcaaatattgaa CCTGAAAAAGAAGACAGATTTGTGGCTCTTACACCGAGTGAAGAATATCAATTACTTATAAAgag aCAAACTTTGGAACTAGAAACACTGCAAAAAAGACACAGAGAAGAGTTGGAGCGTTTCCAACAACATCAGCTGCAATTGCTTATACAGCAACAAGCAAGCGCACTTCACCATCAGCATCATCCGTTGCTCTATCATACGGTTGCAACAAATATTTCTG GACCTAGAATTCCAGGAACAGAGGACTATCTGATGTTTAGTACAGCACCACAGACTCCATTGCAGAAAGGGTCGAATAATTATCCGGACACGGAAGAGACTTTACGACTGGCCATGCAGAAATTGAAGCAAACTCCGCTGCAGCTTCAACCGCAGCAGGCATCGGCTGGAATACCGCATGCTTATGTTATTCCAATTCCAGTAGTGCCTTCTGAAAGTATGCAAAGTGTAGTTTCTCAGCAGGGTAATAACTGCTTGAATGATGTATCCGAGGGCATCGATATGACTTACAGCACGGCGGTTGGAAATCCGACGCAGTACCAATTCGCTCCTATATTATCAGAGGGAACGAATATCCCGTCGACAACCGGACCGTTACCCGCGTCCGCGTCTCTATCGATATCCGGCGCGACAAGCGCCTACATTCAATATCATGAGAGCCAGCCGCTACCGAATTTTCAGACTTTTACCTGCACTCCCCATGGCGGTTTCTTTTTGCCACCTGGTTATCGACTGATATACACGCCGCCCACAACGCAATCTCAGCCGACAACACCCGCTACATCTCACGTGACAAATTCTTCGCGTGACGATACACCTCCGACGGCGGAGCTGCATCATTCAACCACCGCCGAAAATTCAACTGTTCCTCCTTCGCATTCGGATCAATAA